In one Xyrauchen texanus isolate HMW12.3.18 chromosome 18, RBS_HiC_50CHRs, whole genome shotgun sequence genomic region, the following are encoded:
- the LOC127658778 gene encoding ras-related protein Ral-B produces the protein MAANKNKGQSSLALHKVIMVGSGGVGKSALTLQFMYDEFVEDYEPTKADSYRKKVVLDGEEVQIDILDTAGQEDYAAIRDNYFRSGEGFLLVFSITEHESFTATAEFREQILRVKAEDDKIPLLVVGNKSDLEDRRQVSVDEARGKAEEWSVQYVETSAKTRANVDKVFFDLMREVRAKKMSENKDKNGKGKNKKNKKSFKERCCLL, from the exons ATGGCAGCCAATAAGAATAAGGGTCAAAGCTCTTTGGCCCTGCACAAGGTCATTATGGTGGGCAGCGGAGGTGTAGGAAAGTCTGCTCTTACACTTCAGTTTATGTATGATGAG TTTGTTGAAGATTATGAGCCCACAAAGGCAGACAGCTACAGGAAAAAAGTTGTGTTGGATGGAGAAGAAGTTCAAATTGACATTTTGGACACAGCTGGGCAGGAAGACTATGCGGCCATTCGAGACAATTATTTCCGCAGCGGAGAGGGTTTCCTGTTGGTGTTCTCCATAACCGAGCATGAGTCTTTTACAGCCACAGCAGAGTTCAG ggaGCAGATCCTGCGGGTTAAAGCAGAGGATGATAAGATTCCACTACTAGTGGTTGGAAATAAGTCAGACCTTGAGGATCGGAGGCAGGTTTCAGTGGACGAGGCCAGGGGAAAAGCTGAGGAGTGGAGCGTGCAGTATGTAGAGACTTCTGCCAAGACACGGGCCAACGTAGACAAG GTATTTTTTGATCTTATGAGGGAAGTTCGGGCTAAAAAGATGTCAGAAAATAAGGACAAAAATGGGAAGGGAAAGAACAAGAAAAATAAGAAGAGCTTCAAAGAGCGATGCTGTTTACTTTGA